One Paraburkholderia agricolaris genomic region harbors:
- a CDS encoding Na+/H+ antiporter yields the protein MDIVFTVLILLLAVSASGVVIRMLPIALPLPLVQIAIGALLAWPRLGLHVTFDPEIFMMLFIPPLLFADGWRIPKRELFMARRSILMLALGLVFMTVLAVGYFVHALVPSISLPVAFALAAVLSPTDAVALSGIAGKGRIPGRLMHILEGEALMNDASGLVALKFAIAAALTGVFSLRDASISFVIIAVGGLATGAAVSWAFSFVSARFLSLNEEGDPAPGVVMTLLIPFAAYLIAERFELSGILAAVAAGMMMNYASIVNVGPVSSRVRASSTWTMIEFVFNGMVFILLGLQFPHILGRALLDAHETSDAQVGLLIGYIAAVAAALYAMRFVWVWLLRWFASRGAARHGVANAVPGLRTVTVTTVAGVRGAVTLAGVLSLPEVLPGGAPLPGRDLAIFIASGVILLSLLVAVVALPLLLRGWRRGKDPHAAEEAMARTTAAQAAIRAVDEVHDTECADLDESASAYAADVTARVMDVYRRRLATLDEEQEPREMARRADALEFRMKLAAMRAERKALLALRSSQEINDETLNKLMREVDLAETALTVRRK from the coding sequence ATGGATATTGTCTTTACCGTACTGATTCTTTTGCTCGCCGTCTCCGCATCCGGCGTCGTTATCCGGATGCTGCCGATTGCGTTGCCATTGCCGCTCGTTCAGATCGCGATCGGCGCTTTGCTCGCGTGGCCGAGGCTCGGACTGCACGTCACCTTCGATCCGGAAATTTTCATGATGCTGTTTATTCCGCCGCTGCTGTTCGCGGATGGATGGCGCATTCCCAAGCGCGAATTATTCATGGCGCGCCGTTCGATTCTGATGCTGGCACTCGGCCTGGTTTTCATGACGGTGCTGGCCGTCGGCTACTTCGTGCATGCGCTGGTGCCGTCGATCTCGCTGCCGGTCGCCTTCGCGCTTGCTGCGGTGCTGTCGCCGACCGATGCGGTGGCGCTCAGCGGTATCGCCGGCAAGGGCAGGATTCCCGGGCGGCTGATGCATATCCTTGAAGGCGAGGCGTTGATGAACGACGCGTCGGGCCTGGTCGCGTTGAAGTTCGCGATTGCCGCGGCGCTGACCGGTGTGTTTTCGTTGCGCGACGCGTCGATCAGCTTCGTGATCATCGCGGTGGGGGGGCTGGCGACGGGAGCCGCGGTGAGTTGGGCGTTCAGCTTTGTATCGGCGCGCTTTCTGAGTCTTAACGAAGAGGGCGATCCGGCGCCGGGCGTCGTGATGACACTGCTGATTCCGTTTGCTGCGTATCTGATTGCCGAGCGTTTCGAATTGTCGGGCATTCTAGCTGCGGTCGCGGCCGGCATGATGATGAATTACGCGAGCATAGTGAACGTCGGGCCGGTGTCGTCGCGCGTGCGGGCGAGCAGTACGTGGACGATGATCGAGTTCGTCTTCAACGGCATGGTGTTCATTCTGCTGGGGCTGCAGTTCCCGCACATTCTTGGCCGTGCGCTGCTCGACGCGCACGAGACCAGCGACGCGCAGGTGGGTTTGCTGATTGGCTACATTGCTGCGGTGGCGGCGGCGCTGTACGCGATGCGCTTCGTGTGGGTATGGCTGTTGCGCTGGTTCGCGAGCCGCGGCGCGGCCAGGCACGGCGTGGCGAACGCCGTGCCTGGTTTGCGCACGGTGACCGTGACGACGGTGGCCGGCGTACGTGGCGCGGTGACGCTGGCGGGCGTGTTGTCGCTGCCTGAGGTGTTGCCTGGCGGCGCGCCGCTGCCGGGGCGGGATCTGGCGATTTTCATTGCGTCGGGGGTGATACTTTTATCGCTGCTGGTGGCGGTGGTGGCGTTGCCGCTGTTGTTGCGAGGTTGGCGGCGCGGCAAGGATCCGCACGCTGCGGAGGAGGCGATGGCACGCACGACGGCGGCACAGGCGGCGATCCGTGCTGTCGATGAGGTGCACGATACCGAGTGCGCGGATCTCGATGAGTCGGCATCCGCGTATGCCGCGGATGTCACCGCGAGGGTGATGGATGTGTATCGACGGCGGCTTGCGACGCTCGACGAGGAGCAGGAGCCACGGGAGATGGCGCGCCGCGCCGATGCGCTGGAGTTCCGGATGAAGTTGGCGGCTATGCGGGCGGAGAGGAAGGCGCTGCTTGCGCTGCGGAGTTCTCAGGAGATTAATGATGAGACTTTGAATAAGCTCATGCGGGAGGTGGATCTTGCTGAGACCGCACTTACTGTGCGGAGGAAATGA
- a CDS encoding sensor domain-containing phosphodiesterase: MTIAQQERTAAAPHGFDVEVTSGLERFSAQHGELTLTSVFQPIFSLSHMRAVGYEGLLRAHDALDRPVSPLDVFGEAARLGDVLQVDRLAQTLHLENFKVLGAEREWLFLNIHPGALTDPYLAAALLANLRRLDLSPRRIVLEVLEQQAEDLERLVDAVRQFRERGFLIALDDFGAGHSNVERIWQLNPDIVKLDRIMLSHAAHRADMATILPGLVALLHEAGKLVLIEGVETEHEAQMALACDADFVQGFFFGRPNPGAADAAHAATCISEVTDRYRDQAEARERRNASRLTPYLRAFERAAERLAAGEPLEEVCWNFLALDHAARCFLLDAKGKQAGRNVVLRADRAAHETRFLPLADAQGANWLRRPYFRAAINAPERVHVTRPYLSINEALPCVTLSMATRVGDQTCVLCGDIDWIEE; the protein is encoded by the coding sequence ATGACGATTGCGCAACAGGAAAGGACGGCCGCGGCGCCGCATGGTTTCGATGTCGAGGTGACATCGGGGCTCGAACGTTTTTCGGCGCAGCATGGCGAGCTGACGCTGACCAGCGTGTTTCAACCGATTTTCAGCCTCTCGCATATGCGGGCGGTTGGCTACGAAGGTTTGCTGCGTGCGCACGATGCGCTCGACCGGCCGGTGTCGCCGCTTGACGTGTTCGGCGAGGCAGCGCGTCTGGGCGACGTGTTGCAAGTCGACCGGCTCGCTCAGACGCTGCATCTGGAGAACTTCAAGGTGCTCGGCGCCGAGCGCGAATGGCTGTTCCTGAACATTCATCCCGGCGCGCTCACCGATCCGTATCTCGCCGCCGCGTTGCTGGCCAACCTCCGGCGCCTCGATCTGTCGCCGCGGCGGATCGTGCTCGAAGTGCTCGAACAGCAGGCGGAAGATCTCGAGCGTCTCGTCGACGCAGTGCGCCAGTTCCGTGAGCGCGGCTTCCTGATCGCACTCGACGATTTCGGTGCGGGGCACTCGAATGTCGAACGGATCTGGCAATTGAATCCCGATATCGTCAAGCTGGACCGCATCATGCTGTCGCATGCCGCGCATCGTGCAGATATGGCGACCATCCTGCCAGGGCTGGTGGCGCTGCTGCACGAAGCCGGCAAGCTGGTGCTGATCGAAGGCGTGGAAACGGAACATGAAGCGCAGATGGCGCTCGCCTGCGACGCCGACTTTGTGCAGGGTTTTTTCTTCGGCCGGCCGAATCCTGGCGCGGCCGACGCGGCGCACGCCGCGACTTGCATCAGCGAAGTCACCGATCGCTATCGCGATCAGGCCGAAGCGCGCGAGCGCCGCAATGCGAGCCGTCTTACCCCGTACCTGCGGGCCTTCGAGCGCGCCGCGGAACGGCTTGCCGCCGGCGAACCGCTCGAGGAAGTGTGCTGGAATTTCCTTGCGCTCGACCATGCGGCACGCTGTTTTCTGCTCGACGCGAAGGGCAAGCAGGCGGGCCGCAATGTCGTGTTGCGCGCCGATCGCGCGGCGCATGAAACGCGCTTTCTGCCGCTGGCCGACGCGCAAGGGGCGAACTGGCTGCGTCGTCCGTATTTCCGTGCGGCGATCAATGCGCCGGAACGCGTGCATGTGACGCGTCCGTATCTGTCGATCAATGAGGCCTTGCCATGCGTGACGCTTTCGATGGCCACGCGCGTTGGCGATCAGACCTGCGTGCTATGTGGCGATATCGATTGGATCGAAGAATAG
- a CDS encoding copper homeostasis protein CutC → MSVLLEVIATTVADARLGLQAGADRLELVTAMGEGGLTPSLGLIEAVVAVSAPAPVNVIVRPHSRSFVYDADDYAVMLRDVRAVKAAGANGVVIGMLTADGEVDREGLARAIDAADGLAITFHRAFDETRDLQKALDVLLGFDAVTNVLTSGGKPSVLQAESIVRELVRQAAGSHCTVLAGAGLTIDAVAGFVSATQVQAVHFGSGVRVGGNGLAPVDAEKVAQVRALLDAKQS, encoded by the coding sequence ATGTCTGTTCTACTCGAAGTCATCGCCACGACCGTTGCCGACGCCCGGCTTGGCCTTCAGGCGGGAGCGGACCGGCTTGAACTCGTCACCGCGATGGGCGAGGGCGGTTTGACACCGAGTCTTGGCCTGATCGAAGCGGTGGTTGCCGTGTCGGCACCCGCGCCGGTCAACGTGATCGTACGTCCGCATAGCCGCTCGTTCGTGTACGACGCCGACGACTACGCCGTCATGCTGCGCGACGTGCGTGCGGTCAAAGCGGCCGGCGCGAACGGTGTGGTGATCGGCATGCTGACGGCAGACGGTGAGGTCGACCGTGAAGGTCTCGCGCGCGCAATCGATGCGGCAGATGGCCTGGCGATCACGTTCCACCGCGCGTTCGACGAAACGCGTGATCTGCAAAAAGCGCTCGACGTGCTGCTCGGTTTCGATGCCGTGACGAATGTGCTGACCTCGGGCGGCAAACCTTCGGTATTGCAAGCGGAGTCGATCGTGCGTGAGTTGGTGCGGCAAGCGGCCGGCTCACATTGCACGGTGCTGGCGGGCGCGGGTTTGACCATCGACGCGGTTGCAGGTTTCGTGAGCGCGACGCAAGTTCAGGCGGTGCACTTCGGTTCGGGGGTGCGAGTTGGCGGCAACGGTCTTGCACCCGTCGATGCGGAGAAAGTCGCGCAGGTGAGAGCGCTACTAGACGCAAAGCAGAGCTGA
- a CDS encoding indolepyruvate ferredoxin oxidoreductase family protein, whose protein sequence is MTARLPIDGTPALADYKLSDNLTATRGRIFLTGTQALVRLALMQRAADRAHGMNTAGFISGYRGSPLGMVDQQLWKAKKLLTASDIRFLPAINEELGGTAVLGTQRVESDPERTVEGVFAMWYGKGPGVDRAGDALKHGNAYGSSPHGGVLVVAGDDHGCVSSSMPHQSDFALMAWHMPVVNPSNIADMLEFGLYGWALSRFSGAWVGYKAISETVESGSTVDLDALTTEWATPPDFATPAGGLHNRWPDLPSLTIESRMHAKLDAVRHFARTNSIDKWIAPSPHANVGIVTCGKAHLDLMETLRRLDLTVADLEAAGVRIYKVGLSFPLEMTRIDAFVSGLSEVLVIEEKGPVIEQQIKDYLYNRTQGTRPIVVGKNAQDGTLLLSSLGELRPSRILPVFANWLAKHKPALDRRERVVDLVAPQILSNAADSVKRTPYFCSGCPHNTSTKVPEGSIAHAGIGCHFMASWMERDTTGLIQMGGEGVDWASHSMFTKTRHVFQNLGDGTYFHSGILAIRQAVAAKATITYKILYNDAVAMTGGQPVDGSISVPQIARQVEAEGVSRFVVVSDEPEKYDGHHDQFPKGTTFHHRSEMDTVQRELRDTDGVTVLIYDQTCAAEKRRRRKKGEFPDPDKRLFINEEVCEGCGDCGVQSNCLSVEPVETALGRKRRIDQSSCNKDYSCVNGFCPSFVTVEGGKLKKAAGAAFDPVALAARVDALPIPATHLDAAPYDILVTGVGGTGVVTVGALISMAAHLEGKSASVLDFMGFAQKGGSVLSFVRFAARDEWLNQVRIDTQQADVLLACDMVVGASADALQTVRHGRTRIVVNTHAIPNATFVQNPDATLHADALIDKMHHAAGEERMSACDAQALATRFLGDTIGANILMLGYAWQLGLVPVSFAAMMRAIELNNVAVQMNQLAFSIGRVAAEDPAALESLWQARHLAKHAVRVDTLDELIAHRESRLQTYGGASYVKRYRALVDAARRAETAVDAKSERLARAVATTFYRLLAVKDEYEVARLHTDAAFREALEAQFEGVAGKDFGIKFNLAPPTLTRAQPGVNPTKKTFGQWMWPVLGVMAKFSSLRGTMLDPFGRTLERKMERELADDYETTLQRALSKLNANNLEDVAKLADLHARVRGYGHVKLANLAGVKRGERDLAARLQIEAATSASVKKSLDEVKGAGQLRGIPVVVAK, encoded by the coding sequence ATGACCGCTCGCCTGCCCATCGACGGCACGCCCGCTCTCGCCGACTACAAGCTGTCCGACAACCTCACCGCCACGCGCGGCCGGATTTTCCTGACCGGTACCCAGGCGCTGGTGCGACTTGCGCTGATGCAGCGCGCCGCTGACCGCGCACACGGCATGAACACCGCCGGTTTCATCAGCGGCTATCGCGGCTCGCCGCTCGGCATGGTCGACCAGCAGTTGTGGAAAGCAAAGAAACTGCTCACGGCGAGTGATATTCGCTTTTTGCCGGCGATCAACGAAGAACTTGGCGGCACCGCCGTGCTCGGCACGCAGCGGGTGGAATCGGACCCGGAGCGCACCGTCGAAGGCGTATTCGCGATGTGGTACGGCAAGGGCCCGGGCGTGGATCGCGCGGGCGACGCGCTGAAGCACGGCAACGCGTACGGCTCGTCGCCGCACGGCGGCGTGCTGGTGGTGGCGGGCGACGACCACGGCTGCGTATCGTCGTCGATGCCGCATCAGAGCGACTTCGCGTTGATGGCATGGCATATGCCGGTGGTGAATCCGTCGAACATTGCCGACATGCTCGAGTTCGGCCTGTATGGCTGGGCGCTCTCCCGTTTCTCGGGTGCATGGGTCGGCTACAAGGCGATCTCGGAGACAGTCGAGTCCGGCTCGACGGTGGACCTCGATGCACTGACAACCGAATGGGCAACCCCACCGGATTTCGCGACACCTGCCGGCGGCCTGCATAACCGCTGGCCCGATCTGCCGAGCCTGACCATCGAATCGCGGATGCACGCGAAGCTCGACGCGGTTCGTCATTTTGCGCGCACCAATAGCATCGACAAATGGATTGCGCCGAGTCCGCATGCGAACGTGGGCATCGTCACCTGCGGCAAGGCCCACCTCGACCTGATGGAAACGCTGCGCCGGCTCGATCTGACGGTGGCCGATCTGGAAGCGGCCGGCGTGCGGATCTACAAGGTCGGTTTGTCGTTCCCATTGGAGATGACGCGCATCGACGCGTTCGTGTCCGGTCTGTCTGAAGTGCTGGTGATCGAAGAGAAGGGTCCGGTCATCGAGCAGCAGATCAAAGACTATCTGTACAACCGCACGCAAGGCACGCGGCCGATTGTGGTCGGCAAGAACGCCCAAGACGGCACGTTGCTGCTGTCGTCGCTGGGTGAATTGCGGCCGTCGCGCATTCTGCCGGTGTTCGCGAACTGGCTCGCGAAGCACAAGCCGGCGCTCGATCGTCGCGAGCGTGTGGTCGATCTGGTCGCGCCGCAAATTCTTTCGAATGCTGCGGATAGCGTCAAACGTACGCCGTATTTCTGCTCGGGCTGCCCGCACAACACATCGACCAAAGTGCCTGAAGGTTCAATCGCGCATGCGGGGATCGGCTGTCACTTCATGGCGTCGTGGATGGAACGCGACACCACCGGCCTGATTCAGATGGGCGGTGAAGGTGTGGATTGGGCTTCGCACTCGATGTTCACGAAAACGCGCCACGTGTTCCAGAACCTCGGCGACGGCACCTACTTTCACTCGGGCATTCTCGCGATTCGCCAGGCGGTGGCCGCGAAAGCCACCATCACGTACAAGATTCTCTATAACGACGCGGTCGCGATGACGGGCGGCCAACCGGTCGACGGCAGCATCTCCGTGCCGCAGATCGCGCGTCAGGTGGAAGCCGAAGGCGTGTCGCGTTTCGTCGTGGTCAGCGACGAGCCGGAGAAATACGACGGTCATCACGACCAGTTCCCGAAAGGCACGACGTTCCACCATCGCAGCGAAATGGATACCGTGCAGCGCGAATTGCGCGACACCGACGGCGTAACCGTGCTGATCTACGACCAGACCTGTGCGGCGGAAAAAAGGCGTCGCAGGAAAAAAGGCGAGTTTCCCGATCCGGATAAACGTCTTTTCATCAACGAGGAAGTCTGCGAAGGCTGCGGCGATTGCGGCGTGCAATCGAACTGTCTGTCGGTCGAACCGGTTGAGACCGCGTTGGGACGCAAGCGCCGCATCGATCAATCGTCGTGCAACAAGGACTATTCCTGCGTGAACGGTTTCTGCCCGAGCTTCGTCACGGTGGAAGGCGGCAAGTTGAAGAAAGCCGCGGGCGCCGCGTTCGATCCGGTCGCGCTCGCTGCACGCGTCGACGCGTTGCCGATTCCCGCGACGCATCTCGATGCCGCGCCGTACGACATCCTGGTGACGGGCGTTGGCGGCACCGGCGTCGTGACGGTCGGCGCATTGATCAGCATGGCTGCGCATCTGGAAGGCAAGAGCGCGTCGGTGCTCGACTTCATGGGCTTCGCGCAAAAGGGCGGCTCGGTGCTGTCGTTCGTGCGCTTCGCCGCACGCGACGAGTGGCTCAACCAGGTGCGTATCGACACGCAACAGGCCGACGTGCTGCTCGCCTGCGACATGGTGGTGGGCGCGAGCGCGGATGCCCTGCAAACGGTGCGTCATGGCCGCACGCGCATCGTCGTCAACACGCACGCCATTCCGAATGCGACCTTCGTGCAGAACCCGGACGCGACACTGCATGCCGATGCATTGATCGACAAGATGCACCACGCCGCGGGTGAAGAGCGCATGTCGGCGTGCGACGCTCAGGCGCTCGCCACGCGTTTCCTCGGCGACACGATTGGCGCGAACATTCTGATGCTCGGTTATGCCTGGCAACTCGGTTTAGTGCCGGTGTCGTTCGCCGCGATGATGCGCGCGATCGAATTGAACAACGTCGCGGTGCAGATGAATCAACTGGCGTTTTCGATCGGGCGTGTGGCTGCGGAAGATCCGGCTGCGCTGGAATCGCTGTGGCAAGCACGGCACCTGGCGAAGCATGCGGTACGCGTCGATACGCTCGACGAACTGATCGCGCATCGCGAGAGCCGTCTGCAAACGTACGGTGGCGCGAGCTATGTGAAGCGCTATCGCGCGCTGGTCGATGCCGCGCGCCGTGCCGAAACCGCTGTCGATGCAAAGAGCGAGCGCCTCGCGCGTGCTGTGGCGACAACGTTCTATCGCCTGCTTGCGGTTAAGGACGAATACGAAGTCGCGCGTCTGCATACGGATGCGGCTTTCCGTGAAGCACTGGAAGCGCAATTCGAAGGCGTGGCGGGCAAGGACTTCGGCATCAAGTTCAACCTCGCGCCGCCGACGCTCACGCGTGCACAGCCAGGCGTCAATCCGACCAAGAAGACCTTCGGTCAATGGATGTGGCCGGTGCTCGGCGTGATGGCGAAATTCAGCAGTTTGCGCGGCACAATGCTCGATCCGTTCGGCCGTACGCTGGAGCGCAAGATGGAACGCGAACTTGCCGACGACTATGAAACCACGTTGCAACGCGCGCTCTCGAAGCTCAACGCGAACAATCTCGAAGACGTTGCAAAGCTCGCTGATCTGCATGCGCGTGTACGGGGTTACGGTCACGTGAAGCTGGCAAATCTGGCGGGCGTGAAGCGCGGCGAGCGCGATCTCGCGGCGCGCTTGCAGATCGAAGCGGCGACCAGCGCGTCGGTGAAGAAGTCGTTGGACGAGGTAAAGGGTGCCGGTCAGTTGCGCGGCATTCCGGTGGTTGTCGCGAAGTAG
- a CDS encoding YfcC family protein yields the protein MTTLAPPAAPTADDDQPPGSHPGSGSEEKKPHGKMLHPVVMMIWVVLAAVAMTYLIDAGRFERHDKLVVPGTYQVVPKSHSLATLVAPGVSKSTPEQAAPASLVSAFVVVPNGLIKNAPLIFMVMFVGGMFGVMRKTGVVDAGIDRLLQLTAGNIYVLAPLLMVLIGLGSTLLGFISEYLVIIPMVMVLARRLGLSNLFAVGLVAIAAKVGYIASVTNPLSLAVAQPIVGVPLFSGIAMRIGVFVVFLTLGILYLLAHVRLSGYRLAVARQSVDQHPQAKLSGRHKATLIVLTVAAAMLVIGTRELHWGNVELSAFYVFISIVTAAVGRLDSRSAADAFVDGMKGMILAGLLIGLAASVELILQNSLVLDTLIEHFTRLARGQSAVWVANGLMAVQMVLDVFIPSVSGKAAVSMPIIGPIAQLSGVSGQTSVLAFVLGGGLTNMVTPTSGMLLAYLATARVGFGQWIRFILPLFVVLLLLSGGALALAVWTGY from the coding sequence ATGACCACGCTCGCCCCACCCGCGGCCCCCACCGCCGACGACGACCAACCGCCTGGCAGCCATCCCGGCAGCGGCAGCGAAGAGAAGAAGCCGCACGGCAAGATGCTGCATCCGGTGGTGATGATGATCTGGGTCGTACTCGCCGCCGTGGCGATGACCTATCTGATCGACGCCGGCCGCTTCGAGCGTCACGACAAGCTGGTGGTGCCGGGCACCTATCAGGTGGTGCCGAAGAGTCACAGCCTCGCCACGCTGGTCGCGCCGGGCGTCAGCAAAAGCACGCCCGAACAGGCCGCGCCGGCGAGCCTGGTGTCGGCGTTCGTCGTGGTGCCCAATGGCCTCATCAAGAACGCACCGCTGATTTTCATGGTGATGTTCGTCGGCGGCATGTTCGGCGTGATGCGCAAGACCGGCGTCGTGGACGCGGGAATCGACCGGCTCCTGCAACTCACCGCGGGCAACATCTATGTGCTGGCGCCACTGCTGATGGTGCTGATCGGCTTGGGCAGCACCTTGCTCGGGTTCATCTCCGAATACCTCGTGATCATTCCGATGGTGATGGTGCTGGCGCGGCGGCTCGGTTTGTCGAACCTGTTCGCGGTCGGGCTGGTCGCGATTGCCGCGAAGGTCGGCTATATCGCCTCGGTGACCAATCCGCTGTCGCTCGCCGTCGCGCAGCCGATCGTCGGCGTGCCGCTCTTCAGCGGCATCGCGATGCGCATCGGCGTGTTCGTTGTGTTCCTGACGCTGGGCATTCTGTATCTGCTGGCCCACGTGCGTTTGAGCGGCTACCGGCTGGCTGTCGCACGTCAAAGCGTCGATCAGCATCCGCAAGCAAAGCTGTCGGGGCGCCACAAAGCGACGCTGATCGTGCTAACCGTCGCCGCTGCAATGCTCGTGATCGGCACGCGTGAACTGCATTGGGGCAACGTGGAGTTGTCCGCGTTCTACGTGTTCATCAGTATCGTGACGGCGGCCGTGGGCAGGCTCGATTCGCGCAGTGCGGCCGATGCTTTCGTCGACGGCATGAAGGGGATGATTCTCGCCGGCCTGCTGATCGGGCTCGCGGCATCCGTCGAACTGATTCTGCAAAATAGTCTCGTTCTCGACACGCTGATCGAGCATTTCACGCGACTCGCGCGCGGCCAATCCGCGGTATGGGTGGCGAACGGCCTGATGGCCGTGCAGATGGTGCTCGACGTGTTCATTCCGTCCGTGTCCGGCAAGGCCGCGGTCAGCATGCCGATCATCGGGCCGATTGCGCAGTTGTCCGGTGTCAGTGGCCAGACCTCGGTACTCGCCTTCGTGTTGGGCGGCGGTTTGACGAATATGGTCACGCCGACCTCGGGAATGCTGCTCGCGTATCTCGCCACCGCGCGGGTCGGCTTCGGTCAGTGGATCAGGTTCATCCTGCCCTTGTTCGTGGTGCTGCTGTTGCTCTCGGGCGGCGCACTGGCGTTGGCCGTCTGGACTGGGTACTGA
- a CDS encoding IclR family transcriptional regulator, with product MNYIVDSVDSALKLLSHVAEHPGLGVTELANQLGINKSRAYRMLCTLELHRFVVQDTRASTYALGPQAFVIGVAAAQQNTLVRSAQKHMLALNQAINENVVLRVREGLETVCVARCESTHEMRTIGAVGNRRALNSGASGKILLAFAPDAVKTEYFARLKKLPQSPDLMKLVDELDAIARKGYAVSVGEVTAGAVAISVPVRDVTGEAVAAVSVSGPEMRISRIEIPDYLERLQACSRTISAELGYTAPQMNPLPA from the coding sequence GTGAACTACATCGTCGATTCCGTCGACAGCGCGCTCAAGCTGCTAAGCCACGTGGCCGAACATCCAGGCCTCGGCGTCACCGAGCTCGCCAATCAACTCGGCATCAACAAATCGCGCGCTTATCGCATGCTGTGCACGCTCGAATTGCATCGCTTCGTGGTGCAGGACACGCGTGCCTCAACCTACGCGCTGGGTCCGCAGGCCTTCGTGATCGGCGTCGCGGCCGCGCAGCAGAACACGCTGGTGCGCTCGGCGCAAAAACACATGCTCGCGCTCAACCAGGCAATCAACGAGAACGTCGTGCTGCGCGTGCGCGAAGGGCTCGAAACCGTATGCGTCGCACGTTGCGAAAGCACGCACGAGATGCGCACCATCGGCGCGGTGGGCAACCGGCGTGCGCTCAACAGCGGCGCGTCCGGCAAGATCCTGCTCGCGTTCGCGCCGGACGCCGTCAAGACCGAATACTTCGCGCGCCTGAAAAAGCTGCCGCAGTCACCGGACCTGATGAAGCTCGTCGACGAACTCGATGCGATCGCGCGCAAAGGCTATGCGGTCAGCGTGGGCGAAGTGACGGCCGGCGCGGTGGCGATTTCGGTGCCGGTGCGCGACGTCACCGGAGAAGCGGTGGCCGCGGTCAGTGTGTCAGGGCCGGAAATGCGCATTAGCCGGATCGAGATTCCCGATTACCTCGAACGCCTGCAAGCGTGCAGCCGCACCATCTCCGCCGAACTCGGCTACACCGCGCCGCAAATGAACCCGCTGCCGGCATGA
- a CDS encoding N-formylglutamate amidohydrolase yields MTPDSNTLAAPADAPFFIAKPTAAALPILFDSPHSGIALPADFGTSAPAAAIRSSWDAFVDELWAGVPEQGGVLIGAHFPRAYIDPNRAITDIDVQLLAEPWPEPLAPEKYTLRGMGLIRRDALPNVPMYDRKLSIAEVRHRIDTYYLPYRAALSAAAERAYAQHGALWHVDCHSMKSRGNEMNVDAGAARPDFVISDRRGTTADPAFTQWVADYFSGTGYRVQINEPYQGGDLLTAVSDPARHRHSIQIELNRGLYMDEAAFVKNAGFDTLKRNLDAFAAALADYVRAQLAAPRTAQ; encoded by the coding sequence TTGACGCCCGATAGCAACACTCTTGCCGCGCCGGCAGACGCGCCGTTCTTTATCGCGAAACCCACTGCGGCTGCGTTACCGATCCTGTTCGATTCGCCGCACAGTGGCATCGCGCTGCCGGCCGACTTCGGCACGTCCGCGCCGGCCGCCGCGATTCGCAGTTCGTGGGACGCATTCGTCGACGAACTGTGGGCCGGCGTGCCCGAGCAAGGCGGCGTGCTGATCGGCGCACATTTCCCGCGCGCCTATATCGACCCGAACCGGGCGATCACCGACATCGACGTGCAATTGCTCGCCGAGCCGTGGCCCGAACCGCTCGCCCCGGAGAAGTACACGTTGCGCGGCATGGGTCTGATCCGCCGCGACGCACTGCCGAATGTGCCGATGTACGACCGCAAACTGTCGATCGCCGAAGTACGGCATCGCATCGACACGTACTACCTGCCCTATCGCGCGGCGCTCAGCGCCGCCGCCGAGCGTGCTTACGCGCAGCACGGTGCGCTGTGGCACGTCGACTGTCATTCGATGAAATCACGCGGCAACGAGATGAACGTCGACGCCGGCGCGGCGCGCCCCGACTTTGTTATCAGCGACCGTCGCGGCACCACCGCGGACCCGGCCTTCACACAATGGGTGGCGGACTATTTCAGCGGCACTGGCTATCGCGTTCAGATCAACGAGCCATATCAGGGCGGCGATCTGCTCACCGCCGTCAGCGATCCCGCGCGGCACAGACACAGCATCCAGATCGAACTGAATCGCGGGCTGTACATGGACGAAGCCGCGTTCGTCAAAAACGCCGGCTTCGACACGCTCAAGCGCAACCTCGACGCTTTCGCCGCCGCGCTCGCCGACTATGTCCGCGCCCAACTTGCCGCGCCCCGTACGGCGCAATGA